The nucleotide window TTTTCCTTCCCAAATAGATTCGCTGGCAACATGTCATGCATATTCGGCTTTGTCGCTATTATCTTAATTCAGAATTTTCCGGCGAGCTCTGGCGAGCAAGCCCAAACAGAGATCATTGACAATTGGAACGCTGGCTTCAAAGGAAAGATTACAATCAATCTCAATAATGACGTCACTGGTGGTTGGACCATGATTCTCTCCTTCCCTGTTGCTGTTCTGAATCTGCAATTATGGCGGGCGCAAATCGTTGGAAATCAAAATGACAGAGTTTTTACTCTCAAAAACATGCCCTGGAACGCACAGATGAGGGAGGGTGTTTTTGAGTTGTTTTTCCTCGCACAAAAAGCCGTCCCCAAAGATTCAGCTCCCAttggaaatgttgtttttagaaGGGGAGTGCCCGCAACAAGTTACCCAAGTACGACTAGTCCCAGTTCTCCTCAACAGTCGACAAGAGGTTCCAGCTCCTCGTCGTCAGGAACCAATCTGCCCAGTACATCTCCGCCCAGCACCAGTCGCCTCAGCTCCCTTCAACCCATTACCAATTGCTCCAGTCTTCCTCCACCCAAAACTACCAACTCCGCAACTGCTAAACCAACAACAGCTAGCCCACCAAATCCAGGTAAGTATGATTATGCCCGGGTTCTAAAGCTGTCAATCTTATTTTACGAAGCTCAGCGATCTGGAAAGCTGCCTTCGAAGAACCGCGTGCCATGGAGAAAGGACTCGGCGCTAAACGACAGAGGAGAGAACGGGGAAGATCTATCAGGAGGCTGGTATGATGCTGGTGATTACGTCAAGTTTGGGTTTCCAATGGCTTCCTCTGCTACCGTGCTGGCATGGGGACTAATAGAGTACAAGGAGGCATACGAAGTCGCTGGCCAGTATGAACTTATGCTGGAAAATATAAAATGGGCCACAGACTACCTCATTAAAGCACACACGAAAAAGGAGGAATTTTATGGGCAGGTATGtcaattcaatttaaaatattattatatattattttcaTGGGATACATTAGGAAAATAACGTGTCAACTTGATGTCTCAGTGTTTTGTTATAAATTTCCAGCTACACAGCTAGACTGTCTCATTTTCCCatcaaattcttttgtttggcGAGATATTTGATGAAAACCTTATGgagcaaaataaaaatcagAAACTAAGACCTCAGTGAAAGCTAACGTTCTTTGTCTACTTTTCTCTTAAGAATTGGTTCTTGCTTAGCATGCGTTTGTCGAAATAAGAATGCACGCAGGAGGCTGCCAAGCACGAGATCTAGGGAAGTGAAGCGTAGGCTTCATAGCGTCATCAGAGTGggtccataagattatggagcatgcTGATGACGCGAGCAAAGTGCTTGGCTAGCATTCAAAACTTTTCAGGCTATGCAATAATAAAGGTTaagtaaaaaaagtaaaaacgatcgttaaaatgtttcaaaataacataatttatttaaggTTGGTGATGGCCATCTAGATCATGCCTACTGGGGGAGACCAGAAAATATGACGATGGCTCGACCCGCCTTCAAAATCACGCCAGAAAAGCCGGGAACAGATCTAGCTGCAGAGACTGCAGCCGCATTGGCTGCGGCAGCCATTGCGTTTAAAGCTCGAAATACTCAGTAAGTCATAATCAAATCCAGAGAAGTTATAAATAAAATCTCTTCAAAGAAAGAATGCTCTCAAGCAGAACTTCTCTCAACGAATAACCCAGTTCCTAGTCGAACTTAAGAATTTCGTTAAGTGGTGCCGGTGGAGGCATATTTGTGTTAGCCGGGAAGAGGATGGCCGGGGGAAATGTTATGGGGTTGATGGACGTGTCGATCGAGGATTCTTCGAACAAGACCACATCAAGAATCTTTTGAACATCTAAACAAGGGTGCAGAAAGTACTGCTGATCTATTTCGGAATTATACGCTGAACCTAGCCGCTGATAATTTATTCACGATCATGACAATGAAAGGCATCGAGCTTGGAACAATAACTAATATAGGACGCAAACTGTGATGATTTTATTCTTAAGATAAGCATAATTTGATTCAAAGGTCTTCCAAGGTGTATGCCGAAACGTTACTTCAACACGCAAAGGAATTGTTTGCGTTCGCAGATAAATATCGTGGAGTTTACAGTGATTCCATTTCCAACGCAGCCGATTTTTACCGTTCGTACAGTGGGTACAAGGACGAACTGGTTTGGGGAGCAATTTGGCTGTATCGAGCAACAAAGGATACCTCATTCCTCTCAAAAGCCACGAGATACTACAATGAATTTGGAATGAACGGACAGGTTTGTATCTGTTTCTTTTATCTTATAATGATACCGTAGTGGCTTACTGAACATGAAAATTCTTAGTTGTATCCTTAgttgaaaagaaattgaaaatttgtcgtcagGTACTCGAGCCATTCAGGTTATTAGCGTTGGCAGACAGGAAAATAATTGTTGCGAAatgaacaaaattgaaaagtgCTTATGCAAAGCGCACGCAACTACTGTTTTTAAACgttcaatatgcaaatttgtgacgatCTCGTCGCCGTTGCCGTTGTGATGGCTTAGCTTCCTAATGTTTAACAactgcaaatgagaaaaaaaaggaaagtgtAAACTAATGAATACCAAATGAATGTTTGGCAAGCACTGCCTTCCTACTTCAATGTATTCCTTCATAGTCCGCTCTGCTTTGCCTTTTCTCATTCGCTGTTGATCCCATCGATTTTTGTTCTGGCAGGCATGGGCATTTTCATGGGACGACAAAAAAGCCGGCGTACAGCTTCTCCTGGCGGCCTTAACAAAAAAGGCAACATACCAATCTGCCATCCAATCCTCTCTTGATAGTTGGTTACCCGGTGGCAGTGTTACCTACACCCCGAAGGGACTTGCGTGGCGAGCAAAATGGGGCTCAAACCGTTACGCGGCCAACACTGCTTTTCTAGCACTCCTGGCAGCTGACCAAGGCCTTAGGCCTGCTTCATATCGCGAGTTTGCTAAGAAACAGATTCATTACATGTTAGGGGACAGCGGACGCAGTTTTGTCGTTGGATTTGGTCATAATCCTCCCCAGAGACCACACCACAGTTCAAGCTCGTGTCCATCAGCTCCTGCTCCCTGCGACTGGAGCAATTTTCACGATCCCAGTCCCAATGCTCACGTCCTCAAAGGTGCGCTTGTTGGAGGCCCGGATCAAAATGACAACTATACGGATGACAGGACAAATTATGTCACGAACGAGGTTGCCACTGATTACAATGCTGGATTTCAGTCTGCGGTGGCAGGACTGGAGCAACTCCGGTTGAATGACGCTGGTGCGAGTTAGTTCGCCAAGGGAACAAGGTTAGATTACGAAAAGTTTCAGCAAGGGATAAAATAGCGGGAAAAATACTGTGTAGGTGGACTCGAAACGGAGTGTGTATTTCACTCACTCTCTTATGTCGCCAAAGTTAGAGACAACTCGCAGTCTAGCCACGTTGTGTCTGATCAGTCGATTTCAATTTGTTTTAccacttttttctttctcaagaATAATGTGTGCACATTTAAATTTCATTAATAACAGTCAGTCAAGATATACTTCTAGAACACCTCGTGCTAGTGCgaataaacaaaacaaataaatgaaacaCATTTTCTTGATGAAGTCAATATTAAACTGACGCCATTTCGATAAAAAAAATCTATGGACTTCAAAATTACCTCCTGCCCGGGGGGTACTCCCTATAATGACCCATACTGGGGTGCCTTTTTCACACTTTAGGTATATGAAAGGGGAGGGATTTCACGAGTCAAAGTATATGAAAAGTAGGGAAATCTGTCATTTAGGTATTTAAAGGGGTCTTTCATTAAAGGTATTTTGGCAAAGTATACGAAAGGGGTATCTTTTTTGCCAAAAACGGTATACAGAGGGTTAAGGGGTCGGACCTTGGGGAGGGAACCTTCccgtattaatttttttaagtacCCCCCGTGGATTTTTGCAGGGGTTTGTTTTAACCCATCTCTTTCCCCCAATCTTTAACGAAttcctattgtttttttttttcgactggCCTTGATCAAATTTTCTCCATCACCAATCCTATACCTGTAAACACTTATTTCTTAACGTTGAAACTGTGCTTCAACGGACATTTCCACCCTAGCTTTTCATCGGTATGTTCGCTACTTAGTGCCAGGCCCCCAATTCAAAGAGTATTTCTCTCCCTGTTTCCCTATTGCGAAACAGCTATTTGAAAACTGGCGCGTAAAAGCGATCTCCGGGGCTAGAGTCAGTATCATTGATTTGACTTCTTCGGTCATCCTAAATTCTTAGTCTGCTCATACTCACCAAATAACagaaaaatttcaaattgaTTTGCACGTGCTCATGCTCTCTCCTTCTACTTGAACAGCCTCGATTTCTTCTGCTTCGAATGTGTACAGGCTGTTAAGCCTCTACGTCGTATGATACCACTTCCCTGCCCGCAGATAATTTGTCTGGTTACCCGAAATTCCCCGTATCCCTCATGGtaagtgttttcatttttaaatttagatTTTATCCCCGAGCAGAGTCGGCAATAGTCAccacaaaaatatttattgCAAAGGCCGATGTTTCGAGTCTTACTCCGAACAGAGTCCTTCTTTGAGCAAGCAAATGAAAGAGTCGGATTTCACAAACAGATTGCGCCAAAACGGCGGCAAATGATATTAAATCAGGACCCTTAGTTAAATCGAAAAACTTTTAACCAGGACAATTTAGCCATCACTTATGTGAAAATATAACAAATAAAATGTTTCTAGCACTTTCATACTGTTCTTCGTGCGAGGCTTGCTGCTGCACGATCACAAAAGACTAAGCAATCTTTTTAACCAAAATAATCCGTCAATGATACGAAGAAACAAGATTTTTCGAAAACTGTGACTATCGCGGAAGCCAATTACGTTGAATTTCAGTTCCACACGACACGGAAGGCAACAAATTGACATTTATCAAATATACCATTCTAACGACATGAAATACAGAATAAATAACAGAGTTCTATGAcaggaaacaaaaagaaaaaatacctttgaatatTTGAATCTCATTGCACAATCAAGCATCGTAATTTTGTTGTAGCAGCATGGATTTTCTTCTTACTGTACAACTAAAAgtttaatttctctttttttagtattattattattattttatgtttttttttgtctttctgaaCGCTTTGGTGGTCTAGATAACTACGAGAGATTTCAAAAACAGATTGAGGATGTAAATTACCTGTATGACCAATTTAGCTAACCAATCAAAACGAAGGATCGTTCTTAGTTGGACGTGACCCTTAGATCTGACAACAACTAATCGGTCTTTAACCTCAAAGATCTCCCGCATGTTGTTATGAAAAACAATCAGTTCCAATGCAAATCAGCTTCAAGTTGTCTCGTTTAAGATACTAACAGGCTTTCAAAAACATCACCTCGACTTTCAAAGTTAAATCATCCCTCGGACTTCCAATGCATATTCTTACATTCGTTAGCAATTAGTTATTCAAAATTACCCAGTCGCTGTTTACACTCAAAGGAGAATACCTCACTTTCAACTAGAATGTTCCACGCGTTTTAGTGGCCTTGCTCGCCTGTTGAACCCGTCGAACTGTTAGAGTAGGTTCGTTTTCTCCATCGTCTTCCATCGATATCATCTTTTCCTAATTTTCCCAAATTCAATGCTCTTTCAAGGTGAACTTTAGCAAAATCTTTGTGTTTTCCTCCCATCGTTTCCGCCTCCTGCCCAACAGAGTTTTGGTTGAATCCAGGTGTTGGAGCTTCTGTTTGTACGCTACCACTGTCCGCGACCGGCCCCTTGAAATCTTTGCCATCTTGAGGAGGAAGCGAATATTGACTAACTTTTCGGCCTAGACTCTTTTCGTACATACTTTGCCAAACAGTGTCGATATCACGGCGGTCTGGGATTGTTTTTGATTGGTAAACACAGTCAAGGTCCTGAACAGAATCCTCTTCCCAGCTCGTCATGGCGGTAGGTCTATCAAGCAGCGACATTTTGGATCGATCGATTGAGTTCGTCAGTTATAAACAAAGGGCTTCACTTTTTCGCAATCGTCTTCTGAGTACGTGATAAAGTGGTTCACCATTCACAATTTTGCAATCGAGGGAGTGGCTATCTTGTCTCGAGGCAATTCAATCTCTCTGTTTTGTACCGTGGCTGCTTTCTTTATCCGGAAACAAAATTCTGCTTTCCCGCCACTCGAGAGATTTCTGGCGCGATATACGATTTTAGCTTGATTTTAATGGCAGTGTGTCTGGATTTTACTTGAAGTGCTGGAGACGAAGTCAAACACAAGTGTGAACTCGGGATTTCAGAAGAGCGCCTGATTAAGACAGCTTGTCTCGTGACTTGTATGTTGTTACACATCGAGCGAGACATATAAATATACAACACGTTTCTTTGTTCAGGGAATGATGAATAATGTATGTCACCAGCGACCTTTGGTTGCTTTCATGAGAAAGTCTTTCTTTCAGCCATAAAGGAAAGAAAGTACGAAAATAAACATCCGGCTGAATCACGAAGTACTTGAGACGTAACACTAATAACATTGCAAAACAGAAGTCCTAGAGTGGATTTATCGTCAGTACGTGTTCTCTCGAAAACAAAAGCACATGTTCTAAAAATCATTACAGCTAAACAAACGGGGACCTTTGATCCTACCTTGAACCCAGTCTTTCATTCGTCCGGTACTGACGGGGAGAGCATGAGCTCAAAACGTATGAAATATCCAGGTCCCCTTGGACCAGAATGTACTTTAGATATTTCTCGATTTTCGTTCATTTACCGATCAGTGGCGATAAGACGAACCAAGACTTTAtaagaaaggaaacaaaaacaaaaacaaaagcaaaaaaacattaaagCGGCAATATTCAACCAGGTAAGTTTCGAAGAAttagaaataaaacacaaattGCAGTGACAAGAAGGAGGTGAAATAACCGTGGAACTAAAACaggaattttctttactgactTATTGTTTCTTATTTCGCAACATGCATCGAAGTCACGGTTATTTGTGCTTTATTTCAAATCAAGCTTCGTTGGCCAAGACGAAAAGTATCTACCATTTAGAAGAATTCATTTCAGGGAAAAATGAGAACTTATTACAAACTTTAAAATaactattatattattatttcagttaccgaaaaaaagaaataagtaaTTGTCACATATAAAGGAATTAAGGTGATTTAACTGAAAAACAGAACTGACAAAGTACGAGACCttcgctgttgttgttttttattttccatgatttttccaaaattattgCGTTCCaaagtgcaaaattttcatTGCAAATTTTTTGGTTTAAAATCTCTGCAGCTATCAAACAAGCACACTCAAACGAAATCTTCAAATTATAACCAACATAGGGGACTGCGTTTACGACACCTATCACCTGCATAGGGGACTGCGTTTACGACACCTATCACCTAGGGGTTACTAATAATGTTGTTCCATTTTCCCACAATTATCTTATGAATAATGTTGTCATTTCCAAATCAGCCTTCACTAAATATCTTGGAGTAACTATATCTCATAATCTAAATTGGAATCAACATTGTGATAATATTTGTAATAAGGCAAATAGTATGCTTGGTCTCCTAAGAAGGGTTTTGTCAGATTGTTCATTGGATGTCAAATCTAAGGCATATACTACCCTTGTGCGTTCTCAATTGGAGTATGCCTGCTCAGTGTGGAATCCATATACTAAACGTAATATTCACCAAATCAAACTAGTGCAGCACAGAGCAGCAAGGTTTGTTTTTAGAGATTACTCAAATTATACTCATGTTACTCCCATGTTAAAACAGCTTGGTTGGGACACTCTTGAACAACGTAGACTTTCGTACCAATTATCTATGTTTTACAAAATCCAGCAAGGTTTGGTTGGTATCTCCCTTCCATCTGAAGTACATCCATTAACAAGGGCTTTTCGAGCCCGTAATGCATTTCCTTTTCGACACATTCAGACCAGCTGTAATGTTTATAAATATTCGTTTTATCCAAGTTCAATAGTAACCTGGAATAAATTACCTGTACTCATGGATATTATTCCTTTTACTAATAGTATAATGTCCACCATAAATTCCATGATCAGgctaatataatattaattctTGTGTAGATAAATACTGTACAGTAAGCAATTTTAAATGTAGATtgaaatgtaaataattttctttatatatatatatatatatatatttattattaatttatttatttacttatttatttttatctccTAGTATAGTGTATACTGTTTTAGGAGTATTCCTATTAAAGCATTAAAGACACAAATAATTCTGTTTCCAATTAATGTTTGGATGAAAATGCAACCTAAAACACTTGGAAAATTCTCGAAGAATACATTAGGGGAAAAATGactcttcaatttttttttaagagagtAGAGCGTCTGTTTAATTACCATAAGCTTAGTCGTAATCCCAAACAAGTTATGTATCTCATCCTACGCTGTTGCGCAAGCAAATGGCACACGAGTCACATGCAGTGACCAGGGGGGGACGAATCAGTACATCAGAGACACCGAAATCataaaatagcaaaaacaaaatgagcaacaacaaaataaaagaaacaatgaCAAAGCGAAGGAAAAGAGAAGCAGCAAAagtttaaattaaaataattaacacCTTTGAAAACAGCCTTCAAatgtcaaatgaaaaaaaaattcgcaaAAGATTTGCAAAAGAAGTGTTTTCTTTAAGGCCTAAAATTTTAACGACGTCATCGCGATAAACATTACTTCAGCTGCCGACAAAACTGGACTATGAGGCAATTATTTAGAATGGGGGTATTGGCTGGCTACAGTGGTCGGATGCAAGAACATAATTCTTACACTTTCAGTCTaaagaatttcaaaataattggtTATCATTATGATTCGAGGAACTCAATACCGCGATCAAATCACTTAACAAGTTTCACCTTCAACTGAGTGAAGCACTGACATCCGCTTTTGAAAACTCTATTCTCTATTTGTGAGAAAAAATTCTCTGAAAACATTTGGCTCATGAAAAGTATAAAAAAGACTCAAACAAGACTGCATATTTTTCTGTCAGTTCACGCTTCCTCTTCCGCCATGACGGTTAACTCAAACAACTCTTCGCTCAATTTATCGAATCTATCAGCAGTCAAGGGTGAAACACAAGA belongs to Acropora muricata isolate sample 2 chromosome 9, ASM3666990v1, whole genome shotgun sequence and includes:
- the LOC136927604 gene encoding endoglucanase A-like, producing MSCIFGFVAIILIQNFPASSGEQAQTEIIDNWNAGFKGKITINLNNDVTGGWTMILSFPVAVLNLQLWRAQIVGNQNDRVFTLKNMPWNAQMREGVFELFFLAQKAVPKDSAPIGNVVFRRGVPATSYPSTTSPSSPQQSTRGSSSSSSGTNLPSTSPPSTSRLSSLQPITNCSSLPPPKTTNSATAKPTTASPPNPGKYDYARVLKLSILFYEAQRSGKLPSKNRVPWRKDSALNDRGENGEDLSGGWYDAGDYVKFGFPMASSATVLAWGLIEYKEAYEVAGQYELMLENIKWATDYLIKAHTKKEEFYGQVGDGHLDHAYWGRPENMTMARPAFKITPEKPGTDLAAETAAALAAAAIAFKARNTQSSKVYAETLLQHAKELFAFADKYRGVYSDSISNAADFYRSYSGYKDELVWGAIWLYRATKDTSFLSKATRYYNEFGMNGQAWAFSWDDKKAGVQLLLAALTKKATYQSAIQSSLDSWLPGGSVTYTPKGLAWRAKWGSNRYAANTAFLALLAADQGLRPASYREFAKKQIHYMLGDSGRSFVVGFGHNPPQRPHHSSSSCPSAPAPCDWSNFHDPSPNAHVLKGALVGGPDQNDNYTDDRTNYVTNEVATDYNAGFQSAVAGLEQLRLNDAGAS
- the LOC136927629 gene encoding uncharacterized protein, which encodes MSLLDRPTAMTSWEEDSVQDLDCVYQSKTIPDRRDIDTVWQSMYEKSLGRKVSQYSLPPQDGKDFKGPVADSGSVQTEAPTPGFNQNSVGQEAETMGGKHKDFAKVHLERALNLGKLGKDDIDGRRWRKRTYSNSSTGSTGEQGH